A section of the Stenotrophomonas sp. 364 genome encodes:
- a CDS encoding aldehyde dehydrogenase family protein — protein MPNSHLTTVNPLTEEVVATYSYMSDAEAAAVVKASHEAFTQWRLRSLDERAKVIAGIAKALRERKEEFAQLMTDEVGKLIEDSRTEIELCASICDYTAKQGPVVLADEERDVEGATGVVTHAPIGVVYGIQPWNFPAYQAIRYSIASLMAGNGVLLKHAESCTGSGLLLRDIYESAGLPKGLFGVLLISHDQSNAIVENDLVRAVTLTGSEAAGRTVAAKAGAALKKTVLELGSNDAYLVLDDADLDLAVATCVKGRLFNNGQTCVNAKRFIVTKKNYEAFVSAYAKAFVAIRMGDPNADDTQLGPMVSKAQRDKLHEQVTKSVEQGARLVVGGEVPDRTGWFYPATVLADVAPGQVAYEDELFGPAAAIIRAEDDEDALRIANDSRYGLGGGIFSRDVQRARELASTYFDTGMVFINTFDVASPALPFGGVKASGYGREHGPEGLKEFVNVKSIKIPAVVSG, from the coding sequence ATGCCCAACAGCCATCTCACCACGGTAAATCCGCTGACCGAAGAAGTGGTCGCCACCTATTCCTACATGTCTGACGCCGAAGCCGCTGCCGTCGTCAAGGCGAGCCATGAAGCCTTTACGCAATGGCGTCTCCGCAGTCTCGATGAGCGAGCAAAGGTGATTGCCGGCATTGCCAAGGCACTTCGCGAGCGGAAGGAGGAGTTCGCACAGCTGATGACCGACGAGGTCGGCAAGCTCATTGAAGACAGCCGCACTGAAATCGAGCTGTGTGCCAGCATCTGTGACTACACCGCCAAGCAGGGCCCTGTCGTTCTGGCTGATGAGGAGCGGGATGTGGAGGGCGCCACGGGCGTCGTCACCCACGCGCCGATCGGTGTGGTGTACGGCATCCAGCCCTGGAACTTCCCGGCCTACCAGGCGATCCGCTACTCCATCGCCAGCCTGATGGCCGGCAATGGCGTGCTGCTCAAACACGCCGAGAGCTGCACCGGCAGTGGGTTGCTGCTGCGTGACATCTACGAAAGTGCCGGGCTGCCCAAAGGGCTGTTTGGCGTACTGTTGATCAGCCACGACCAGTCCAATGCCATCGTGGAAAACGATCTGGTGCGCGCGGTGACACTGACCGGGAGCGAAGCGGCAGGGCGTACCGTGGCCGCGAAGGCGGGGGCAGCCCTCAAGAAGACGGTGCTTGAGCTGGGCTCCAACGATGCTTATCTGGTGCTGGACGATGCCGACCTGGATCTGGCCGTGGCGACCTGCGTCAAAGGCCGCCTGTTCAACAACGGGCAGACCTGCGTCAACGCCAAGCGCTTTATCGTGACAAAGAAGAACTACGAGGCCTTCGTCAGCGCCTATGCCAAGGCGTTCGTGGCGATCCGGATGGGCGACCCGAACGCCGACGACACCCAGCTCGGCCCCATGGTCTCCAAGGCGCAGCGTGACAAGCTGCACGAACAAGTGACCAAGAGCGTGGAGCAGGGCGCACGCCTGGTGGTTGGCGGTGAGGTGCCAGACCGCACCGGCTGGTTCTACCCCGCCACGGTGCTGGCGGATGTGGCACCGGGCCAGGTGGCCTACGAGGATGAGCTGTTCGGTCCTGCGGCGGCCATCATCCGCGCCGAGGACGATGAAGATGCGCTGCGCATCGCCAACGACAGCCGCTACGGCTTGGGTGGGGGCATCTTCAGCCGAGACGTCCAGCGCGCCCGGGAACTGGCGAGCACGTACTTCGACACCGGCATGGTGTTCATCAACACCTTCGACGTGGCGTCCCCCGCGCTTCCCTTCGGGGGTGTGAAGGCCTCCGGCTATGGGCGTGAGCACGGTCCCGAGGGGCTGAAGGAGTTTGTCAACGTCAAGTCCATCAAGATTCCCGCTGTCGTATCGGGTTGA
- a CDS encoding SDR family oxidoreductase, translated as MTFDLQLTGKRVLVTGGARGLGAAVVDLLSRLGARVVTAALSAPKHPVDGVHYVAADLATAEGVRQTWEAATRHLGTLDILINVVGGSSAPAGGFARLDDMEWTKALDLNLMSAVRMDRTCLPAMIAQGSGVILHVTSIQRLLPLHDATIAYAAAKAALSTYSKALSKEVTPKGVRVVRVSPGWIETDAAIAFVERIASNAGTDYERAKQQVMQGLGGIPLGRPAKPAEVADLIAFLVSPRAASISGAEYTIDGGTVPTA; from the coding sequence ATGACCTTCGATCTTCAATTGACAGGCAAGCGGGTGCTGGTGACAGGCGGTGCCCGTGGCCTGGGCGCTGCGGTCGTCGATCTGTTGTCGAGGCTGGGGGCACGTGTCGTGACGGCTGCGCTGTCGGCGCCGAAGCACCCTGTCGATGGTGTGCATTATGTAGCGGCGGATCTCGCTACCGCCGAAGGCGTGCGCCAGACGTGGGAGGCAGCCACACGCCATCTCGGCACCCTCGACATTCTGATCAACGTGGTGGGCGGGTCGTCGGCGCCGGCGGGTGGCTTCGCTCGGCTGGACGATATGGAGTGGACCAAAGCGCTCGATCTGAACTTGATGTCGGCGGTGCGGATGGATCGCACCTGCTTGCCCGCCATGATCGCCCAGGGCTCAGGAGTGATTTTGCATGTGACGTCGATCCAGCGGCTACTGCCGCTGCATGACGCCACGATTGCCTATGCCGCAGCGAAGGCGGCGTTGTCCACCTACAGCAAGGCCCTCTCCAAGGAAGTGACCCCCAAGGGGGTGCGCGTGGTCCGCGTGTCGCCGGGCTGGATCGAGACAGACGCTGCGATCGCATTCGTCGAGCGGATTGCGTCCAATGCAGGCACAGATTATGAGCGCGCCAAACAGCAGGTCATGCAGGGGCTGGGCGGCATCCCGCTGGGGCGCCCGGCCAAGCCCGCCGAGGTAGCCGATCTCATTGCGTTCCTGGTCTCGCCGCGGGCGGCGTCCATCTCCGGGGCCGAGTACACGATCGATGGCGGCACGGTACCGACCGCCTGA
- a CDS encoding nuclear transport factor 2 family protein produces the protein MQRLDLPEPIKAYFVADQHDGRAVARCFTPNGRVLDERNTHSGTAAIEAWKDASSAKYTYVARPRAVERLDRSYIVIAEVSGNFQGSPVDLRYIFILERRKIASLEIAP, from the coding sequence ATGCAAAGACTCGATCTTCCCGAACCGATCAAGGCCTATTTTGTCGCCGACCAGCACGACGGCCGGGCGGTTGCCCGATGCTTCACGCCCAACGGGCGTGTGCTGGATGAAAGAAATACCCATTCAGGTACAGCGGCGATCGAAGCATGGAAAGACGCTTCCTCGGCAAAATACACCTACGTCGCCCGCCCCCGAGCGGTAGAGAGGCTGGATCGCAGCTATATCGTGATCGCCGAAGTGTCAGGCAACTTCCAGGGCAGCCCGGTTGACCTGCGCTACATCTTCATTCTGGAACGCCGCAAGATCGCCTCGCTGGAGATTGCCCCATGA
- a CDS encoding glycoside hydrolase family 94 protein yields MPHFRRLFGRWLRLRRLVRWRWRERQASVPAIEAAEVPLRAALYSVEQMEVYGRALARQHRVRMRPGAERLLDRLQANERVLEDANTLLSNVVREQRPVTPAGEWLLDNYYLIQEQIQTARRHLPRGYSRQLPSLVAGPSAGLPRVYELSMQAIAHGDGRIDADTLSRFIASYQSLAPLSLGELWAVPIMLRLALLENLRRMAARVMRDGTDRGLAAQWADNLNRAASDTPTDVVLVVADMARSEPPLTGAFIAELTRSLQGRGGAWAMPVSWLEQWAAAAGQRIDELVAAEGQQQAADQVSIGNSIGSLRFLSTMDWRTFVEDMSVVEQRLQEDPMGVYPQMDFGTRDAYRHVVEKIARGSRVAEERVATIALDLARAATPVDGPRTHVGYWLVGEGVDATVDAVAEAAPRHRKARLRAHRVPLALYLLPIALLAVVATAGLLASGSGAVPVWLAALFGLLVFSELGIVLVNWTATVLVTPRPLPKLDFSEGIPVACSTVVAVPSMLSSIDGIDVLTEALEVRFLANRDPQLRFVLLTDFLDAPAVETPTDDTLLAHAVERIEALNSRYAAERGDRFYLLHRPRQWNPGEGVWMGHERKRGKLAALNALLRQGDADAFMRTVGDTAALVGVRYVITLDSDTQLPRDAARAFVATLAHPLNRPRFDPALQRVVEGYGILQPSVGTSLGTRRTSRFARMFGSEPGIDPYSRMVSDVYQDLFDEGSFVGKGIYDVEAFEHALEGRLPENRILSHDLLEGCYARAGLVSDVRLYEDYPERYAADAKRRARWIRGDWQLLPWLMPWTPRPGSGWERNRLSLLSRGKLLDNLRRSVVPIAALALLVAGWLYAERPVAWTAWVLALWFAPPLIGMLRDALSVPDDTPLEAHYIMVGRGTLQSLLRAATQVACLPYEALLAAGAVLRTLWRMTVTRRHLLQWNPSSEVERRLGSDRGAEWRVMAPASVLAVALAAVVASVAPHALPVALPLLLAWTFAPALMAWLGRPPAASVAELSVTQRAFLGRLARRTWSFFQAWVREQDHWLPPDNIQEHPTLVVARRTSPTNIGLSLLANLSAWDFGWLQLGAVAERTALTFDTLDQLPRHRGHFLNWYDTETLAPLQPRYVSTVDSGNLAGHLLTLRQGLLALVDAPVLAPHTFDGLADTLGVLEEERQRHRPADALLGEALNHLRQRLASTRTDRPRGTAQLLARLQELAALADAVLAQWPAPESPEEGALHWPALFAAECHAAHATLADLPADAGADVEAPVPSLRQLAALPGSAGADARVRIEQLQALAHRAGQFSLMEYGFLFYRTRNLLSIGYNVDDHRLDNSFYDLLASEARLCAFVAIAQGQLSQESWFALGRMLTEVNGTPTLLSWSGSMFEYLMPQLVMPSYPDTLLDQTARHAVEAQIVYGRSLNLPWGVSESGYNAVDARLNYQYRAFGVPGLGLKRGLGQDRVIAPYASMMALMVAPEAACQNLQALEGLGFSGRFGMYEAIDYTPARLPPGHDHVLLRSFMAHHQGMGLLSLDYLLRDQPMQRRFVADTEFQATLLLLQERIPRIGVFHPHEVEALGEHSAMTEHETSLRVLRDPAGPRPEVQLLSNGRYHGMLTHAGGGYSRHGDLSLTRWREDGTTDAWGTFCYLRDVDSGEFWSAAYQPTCVALEHYEAIFSDAKAEFRGARRGCESHLQVAISAEDDIELRRLRLTNRGRRQRTVEITTYAEVVLAPAASDDAHPAFSNLFVQSEILAAKQAVLCTRRPRSHDEVPPWMFHLVAVHDAEVVSISYETDRARFLGRGNTPRTPQALTTDIDLSGTDGSVLDPIVAIRVRVVLEPEQTVQLDMVYGIGADRTGCEAMVDKYRDRRLADRVFDLSWTHSQVVRRQINASQAEASLYERLASHVLYANPLLRAGDAVLQQNQRGQSGLWGHAISGDLPIVLLKVTDAENVELVRQLVQAHAYWRQKGLNTDLVIWNDSKAGYRQELQDQILGMVAASSETGLLDRPGGIFVRPVQNMSHEDRVLLQAVARVVLSDEDGTLAAQVGRQPLPVRRIPALVPQAEQQELALAMDATPGLPVVADPGPEPGLPPGVEHDEEVDDPWPFLPYRGAGRFDNGTGSFSEDGREYVVVVREGAPTPAPWANVIANARLGTVVSESAPGYTWFENAHEFRLTPWLNDPVSDTGGEAFYVRDEDTGRVWSPMPLPCRGTGAYRTRHGFGYTVYEHVEDGIASELWVFVDVTAPLKFSVLRLHNLSGRPRRLSAIGYVEWVMGDLRPKSRMHVVTERDPQTGALLARNSYSTEFGGRMAFFDTDAEGCGWTCDRLEFIGRNGGLHAPAALRRERLDARAGAGLDPCAAIQVPLELAPGDRSETTFRLGAGRDREETLALARSRQGNQEAIDALDAVRIHWRNVLATVQVRTPDPAFDALANGWLVYQTLGCRYLARSGYYQSGGAFGFRDQLQDALALVHARPDLTREHLLLCAAHQFTEGDVMHWWHPPQGRGVRTRCSDDYLWLPQGASRYLEVTGDASVLDEVVGYIEGRAVTPEEEGYYDMPTLSAQRGTLYAHCVVALERGCRLLGERGLPLMGSGDWNDGMNRVGDQQRGESVWLGFFLHDTLRRFIGLANARGDAARAQWCEEQAERLRQNLEQHAWDGAWYRRAWFDNGAMLGSSQNLECRIDSISQSWSVLSGVAAPERASQALDSLYTHLVRKDAKLIQLLDPPFDQTTEDPGYIRGYVPGVRENGGQYTHAAVWAAMAFAQQGDAVRAWELAGMINPLNHTLDAEAVQTYRVEPYVLAADVYAVSPHVGRGGWTWYTGSAGWMYRLLVESLLGIRRDGDRLSLEPCLPDHWPSFELSYRFGRSLYEFVVTRTAQGQPTLHVDDVLQPDLTVLLRDDGHYYRVALDLGAPPG; encoded by the coding sequence ATGCCCCACTTTCGCCGTCTCTTTGGTCGTTGGCTCCGTCTGCGTCGTCTTGTCCGTTGGCGCTGGCGTGAGCGCCAGGCCTCGGTCCCGGCCATCGAAGCCGCCGAGGTTCCACTGCGGGCCGCGCTGTACAGCGTTGAACAGATGGAGGTGTACGGCCGCGCGCTTGCGCGCCAGCATCGCGTGCGGATGCGTCCTGGCGCAGAGCGCCTGCTCGATCGCCTGCAGGCCAACGAACGTGTCCTGGAAGACGCCAACACGCTGCTCAGCAACGTAGTGCGCGAACAGCGGCCGGTGACGCCGGCCGGGGAATGGCTGCTCGACAACTATTACCTGATCCAGGAGCAGATCCAGACCGCGCGCCGCCACCTGCCGCGTGGCTACAGTCGGCAGCTGCCGTCGCTTGTCGCCGGCCCCTCGGCCGGGTTGCCGCGCGTGTATGAACTGTCGATGCAGGCCATCGCGCACGGCGATGGCCGCATCGATGCAGACACCTTGAGCCGCTTCATCGCTTCGTACCAGTCGCTTGCGCCACTGAGCCTGGGCGAACTGTGGGCCGTTCCCATCATGCTGCGTCTGGCGCTGCTGGAGAATCTGCGGCGCATGGCGGCACGGGTGATGCGTGACGGGACGGACCGCGGCCTGGCGGCCCAATGGGCGGACAACCTCAATCGCGCCGCCTCCGACACCCCTACCGACGTGGTCCTGGTGGTGGCCGACATGGCACGCTCTGAGCCGCCCTTGACCGGCGCGTTCATCGCCGAGCTGACCCGCTCGCTGCAAGGGCGCGGCGGCGCCTGGGCCATGCCCGTCTCCTGGCTGGAACAGTGGGCTGCCGCGGCTGGGCAGCGCATCGACGAGCTGGTTGCCGCCGAGGGGCAGCAACAAGCGGCGGATCAGGTCTCAATCGGCAACAGCATCGGCAGCCTGCGGTTCCTCTCCACCATGGATTGGCGCACCTTTGTCGAAGATATGAGCGTGGTCGAGCAGCGGCTGCAGGAGGACCCCATGGGCGTCTATCCGCAGATGGATTTCGGGACCCGCGACGCCTATCGCCATGTCGTGGAAAAGATCGCCCGCGGTAGCCGCGTCGCCGAAGAGCGCGTTGCGACCATTGCGCTTGATCTGGCACGGGCGGCCACACCGGTCGATGGGCCACGCACGCACGTGGGCTATTGGCTCGTCGGCGAAGGCGTGGACGCCACCGTGGACGCGGTGGCCGAGGCAGCACCGCGCCACCGCAAGGCCCGGCTACGGGCGCATCGCGTGCCACTTGCCCTCTACCTGCTGCCGATCGCGCTGCTGGCCGTGGTGGCCACCGCTGGCCTGCTGGCCTCGGGCAGTGGCGCGGTGCCCGTGTGGCTGGCCGCGCTGTTCGGGCTGCTGGTGTTCAGCGAGCTGGGCATCGTTCTGGTGAACTGGACCGCGACGGTACTGGTCACCCCCAGGCCGTTGCCCAAGCTCGATTTCAGCGAAGGCATCCCTGTGGCTTGCTCCACCGTGGTCGCGGTCCCCTCGATGCTGTCCAGCATCGACGGCATCGATGTGCTGACCGAAGCGCTGGAGGTCCGCTTCCTGGCCAATCGCGATCCTCAGCTGCGCTTCGTGCTGCTGACGGACTTCCTGGACGCCCCGGCCGTCGAGACGCCGACGGACGACACCCTGCTCGCGCACGCCGTTGAACGGATCGAGGCACTGAACAGCCGCTACGCGGCCGAGCGCGGCGATCGCTTCTATCTGCTGCATCGCCCCAGGCAATGGAACCCGGGCGAAGGGGTGTGGATGGGGCACGAGCGCAAGCGCGGCAAGCTGGCAGCGCTCAATGCCCTGCTCCGCCAAGGCGATGCGGACGCGTTCATGCGCACCGTCGGTGACACGGCGGCCTTGGTCGGCGTCCGCTACGTCATCACCCTGGATTCGGACACGCAGCTCCCGCGGGATGCCGCACGCGCCTTCGTCGCCACCCTGGCGCACCCGCTCAACCGCCCGCGCTTTGATCCGGCGCTGCAACGCGTGGTGGAGGGCTACGGCATCCTGCAACCCAGCGTCGGCACCAGCCTGGGCACGCGCCGCACCTCGCGGTTTGCCCGGATGTTCGGCAGCGAGCCCGGCATCGATCCGTACTCGCGCATGGTCTCGGATGTCTACCAGGACCTGTTCGACGAAGGCTCGTTCGTGGGCAAGGGCATCTATGACGTCGAAGCGTTCGAGCATGCGCTGGAGGGTCGCCTGCCTGAGAACCGCATCCTCAGCCACGACCTGCTGGAAGGCTGCTATGCACGCGCTGGCCTGGTCAGCGACGTGCGCCTGTACGAGGACTATCCCGAACGCTATGCCGCCGATGCCAAGCGCCGTGCGCGGTGGATCCGCGGCGACTGGCAGCTGTTGCCGTGGTTGATGCCGTGGACGCCGCGCCCGGGATCAGGGTGGGAACGCAACCGGCTCAGCCTGCTGTCGCGCGGCAAGTTGCTGGACAACCTGCGCCGGAGCGTGGTGCCGATTGCTGCCTTGGCCTTGCTCGTGGCGGGCTGGCTGTATGCCGAACGCCCGGTCGCGTGGACGGCGTGGGTGCTGGCGTTGTGGTTCGCGCCGCCGCTGATCGGCATGCTGCGCGATGCGCTGAGCGTTCCGGACGACACCCCGCTGGAAGCGCACTACATCATGGTTGGGCGCGGCACGCTGCAGTCGTTGCTGCGTGCCGCCACCCAGGTCGCGTGCCTGCCCTACGAAGCGTTGCTGGCCGCTGGCGCGGTGCTGCGTACGCTCTGGCGCATGACCGTCACCCGCCGCCACCTGCTGCAATGGAACCCCTCCAGCGAAGTCGAGCGCCGCCTTGGCAGCGACCGCGGTGCGGAATGGCGGGTGATGGCGCCGGCGTCGGTGCTGGCGGTTGCGCTGGCAGCGGTCGTGGCCAGTGTGGCTCCGCACGCCCTGCCGGTCGCCCTGCCCCTGCTGCTGGCGTGGACCTTCGCGCCCGCGTTGATGGCGTGGCTGGGCCGGCCGCCGGCCGCGAGCGTGGCCGAACTGTCCGTGACCCAGCGGGCGTTCCTGGGCCGGCTGGCGCGGCGCACCTGGTCGTTCTTCCAGGCGTGGGTGCGCGAGCAGGATCATTGGCTGCCGCCGGACAACATCCAGGAGCACCCGACGCTGGTGGTGGCGCGGCGCACCTCGCCGACCAACATCGGCCTGTCCCTGCTGGCCAATCTGTCCGCGTGGGATTTCGGCTGGCTCCAGCTGGGCGCGGTCGCGGAACGTACTGCCCTCACCTTCGATACGCTGGACCAGCTCCCGCGCCATCGCGGCCACTTCCTGAACTGGTACGACACCGAAACCCTGGCGCCGCTTCAGCCGCGCTACGTCTCCACCGTGGACAGCGGCAACCTGGCCGGCCACCTGCTGACGCTGCGCCAAGGCCTGCTCGCGCTGGTGGACGCGCCGGTGCTGGCGCCACACACCTTCGATGGCCTGGCCGATACGCTCGGCGTGCTGGAAGAGGAACGGCAGCGCCATCGCCCCGCTGACGCACTACTGGGCGAGGCGCTCAACCATCTTCGCCAGCGCCTGGCATCAACGCGTACCGACCGCCCCCGTGGGACCGCACAGCTGCTTGCCCGGTTGCAGGAGCTGGCCGCTCTGGCCGACGCCGTGCTGGCGCAGTGGCCGGCACCGGAGTCGCCCGAAGAAGGTGCGCTGCACTGGCCGGCCCTGTTCGCTGCCGAATGCCATGCCGCCCACGCGACGCTCGCCGACCTCCCTGCCGATGCCGGCGCGGACGTGGAGGCGCCGGTGCCCAGCCTGCGCCAGCTGGCCGCGCTGCCCGGTTCCGCCGGTGCGGACGCGCGCGTGCGCATCGAGCAGCTGCAGGCGCTGGCGCACCGCGCCGGGCAGTTCTCGCTGATGGAATACGGGTTCCTGTTCTACCGTACCCGCAACCTGCTCTCGATCGGCTACAACGTCGACGATCATCGCCTCGACAATAGCTTCTACGACCTGCTGGCCTCCGAAGCACGGCTGTGCGCCTTCGTCGCCATCGCCCAGGGCCAGTTGTCACAGGAGAGCTGGTTCGCACTTGGCCGGATGCTCACCGAGGTCAACGGCACGCCGACGCTGTTGTCATGGAGTGGCTCGATGTTCGAGTACCTCATGCCGCAGCTGGTGATGCCCAGCTACCCGGACACACTGCTCGACCAGACCGCGCGGCATGCGGTCGAGGCGCAGATCGTCTACGGCCGTAGCTTGAATCTGCCGTGGGGCGTCTCCGAGTCCGGCTACAACGCCGTCGATGCCCGCCTGAACTACCAGTACCGTGCCTTCGGCGTGCCCGGGTTGGGCCTCAAGCGCGGCCTGGGCCAGGACCGGGTGATCGCGCCCTATGCCAGCATGATGGCGCTGATGGTGGCACCGGAGGCGGCGTGCCAGAACCTCCAGGCACTCGAAGGCCTGGGGTTCTCCGGGCGCTTTGGCATGTACGAAGCGATCGACTACACCCCTGCCCGGCTACCGCCGGGGCACGATCACGTCCTGCTGCGTTCATTCATGGCCCACCACCAGGGCATGGGCCTGCTGTCGCTGGATTACCTGTTGCGCGACCAGCCGATGCAGCGCCGTTTCGTTGCCGATACCGAGTTCCAGGCGACCTTGTTGCTGCTGCAGGAACGCATCCCGCGCATCGGCGTATTCCATCCGCATGAGGTCGAAGCCCTGGGCGAGCACTCGGCCATGACCGAGCACGAGACCTCCCTGCGCGTCCTGCGCGACCCGGCCGGCCCGCGCCCGGAAGTGCAGCTGCTCTCCAACGGTCGCTACCACGGCATGCTGACCCATGCCGGCGGCGGCTACAGCCGCCACGGCGACCTGTCGCTCACCCGCTGGCGCGAAGACGGCACCACCGATGCCTGGGGCACGTTCTGCTACCTGCGCGACGTGGACAGCGGCGAGTTCTGGTCTGCCGCCTACCAGCCCACCTGCGTGGCGCTGGAGCATTACGAGGCGATCTTCTCCGACGCCAAGGCAGAGTTCCGTGGTGCCCGCCGCGGCTGCGAGAGCCATCTGCAGGTCGCCATTTCCGCCGAGGATGACATCGAGCTCAGGCGCCTGCGCCTGACCAACCGCGGCCGTCGCCAGCGCACGGTGGAAATCACCACCTATGCCGAAGTGGTGCTGGCCCCCGCAGCGTCCGACGACGCGCATCCGGCCTTCAGCAACCTCTTCGTGCAGAGCGAGATCCTGGCCGCCAAGCAGGCCGTGCTCTGCACGCGCCGGCCCCGTTCGCACGACGAAGTGCCACCGTGGATGTTCCATCTGGTCGCGGTGCATGACGCCGAGGTGGTGTCGATCTCCTACGAAACCGACCGTGCGCGCTTCCTGGGCCGTGGCAACACGCCGCGGACGCCGCAGGCGTTGACCACCGATATCGACCTCTCCGGCACGGACGGCTCGGTGCTCGACCCGATCGTGGCGATCCGCGTCCGCGTGGTGCTGGAGCCCGAGCAGACCGTGCAGCTGGACATGGTGTATGGCATCGGCGCCGACCGCACCGGCTGCGAGGCGATGGTCGACAAATACCGTGACCGCCGCCTGGCGGACCGTGTCTTCGACCTGTCCTGGACACACAGCCAGGTGGTGCGCCGTCAGATCAACGCCAGCCAGGCCGAGGCCTCTCTGTACGAGCGCCTGGCCAGCCACGTGCTGTATGCCAATCCGCTCCTGCGCGCGGGCGACGCCGTCCTGCAGCAGAACCAGCGCGGACAATCCGGGCTGTGGGGCCATGCCATCTCGGGCGACCTGCCCATCGTGCTGCTCAAGGTCACCGACGCGGAGAACGTGGAACTGGTCAGGCAGCTGGTGCAGGCGCACGCGTATTGGCGCCAGAAGGGACTCAACACCGACCTGGTGATCTGGAACGACAGCAAGGCCGGTTACCGGCAGGAACTGCAGGACCAGATCCTGGGCATGGTAGCCGCCAGTTCGGAGACGGGCCTGCTCGATCGCCCCGGCGGCATTTTCGTGCGGCCGGTGCAGAACATGAGCCACGAGGACCGCGTTCTGCTGCAGGCGGTGGCACGGGTGGTGCTCAGCGATGAGGACGGCACGCTGGCCGCGCAGGTGGGGCGCCAGCCGCTGCCCGTGCGACGGATACCGGCGCTGGTGCCGCAGGCGGAGCAGCAGGAGCTGGCACTGGCGATGGACGCGACGCCCGGGCTGCCCGTCGTCGCCGACCCGGGACCCGAACCCGGGCTGCCCCCGGGTGTCGAGCACGACGAGGAGGTGGACGACCCGTGGCCGTTCCTTCCGTACCGCGGCGCTGGCCGATTCGACAACGGCACCGGCAGTTTCAGCGAGGATGGCCGCGAGTACGTGGTGGTGGTGCGCGAAGGTGCCCCGACGCCGGCACCGTGGGCCAACGTGATCGCGAACGCCCGTCTCGGCACGGTCGTCAGCGAGAGTGCGCCGGGCTATACCTGGTTTGAGAACGCACACGAATTCCGCTTGACGCCCTGGCTAAATGACCCGGTGTCCGACACCGGCGGCGAGGCCTTCTACGTGCGCGATGAGGACACCGGCCGTGTCTGGTCGCCGATGCCGTTGCCATGCCGGGGCACTGGTGCGTACCGTACCCGCCATGGCTTCGGCTACACGGTCTACGAGCACGTCGAAGACGGTATCGCCAGCGAGTTGTGGGTCTTCGTCGATGTCACCGCGCCGCTGAAGTTCTCGGTCCTGCGCTTGCACAACCTGTCGGGGCGGCCACGGCGCCTGTCGGCCATCGGCTACGTGGAGTGGGTCATGGGTGACCTGCGCCCGAAGTCACGCATGCACGTGGTGACCGAACGCGACCCGCAGACCGGGGCGCTGCTGGCGCGCAACAGCTACAGCACCGAGTTCGGCGGCCGGATGGCCTTCTTCGACACCGATGCCGAGGGCTGCGGCTGGACCTGTGACCGCCTGGAGTTCATCGGCCGCAACGGCGGATTGCACGCACCTGCAGCGTTGCGTCGCGAGCGTCTGGATGCCCGGGCCGGCGCGGGCCTTGATCCCTGCGCGGCGATCCAGGTGCCGCTGGAGCTGGCGCCTGGCGACCGCAGTGAAACCACGTTCCGCCTTGGCGCGGGGCGCGACCGCGAGGAAACGCTGGCGTTGGCACGAAGCCGCCAGGGCAATCAGGAAGCCATCGATGCGCTGGATGCCGTGCGCATCCACTGGCGCAATGTGCTGGCCACGGTGCAGGTCCGCACACCGGACCCGGCGTTCGATGCACTGGCCAATGGCTGGCTGGTCTATCAGACCCTGGGCTGCCGCTACCTGGCACGCAGTGGCTACTATCAGTCCGGCGGCGCGTTCGGCTTCCGCGACCAGCTGCAGGACGCGCTCGCCCTCGTACACGCGCGCCCGGACCTGACCCGCGAACACCTGCTGCTCTGCGCGGCACACCAGTTCACCGAAGGCGATGTGATGCACTGGTGGCACCCGCCGCAGGGTCGCGGCGTGCGCACCCGCTGCTCGGACGACTATCTGTGGCTGCCCCAGGGCGCATCCCGCTACCTGGAGGTCACCGGCGACGCCAGCGTGCTGGACGAAGTGGTGGGCTACATCGAGGGTCGCGCGGTGACCCCGGAGGAGGAAGGCTACTACGACATGCCCACCCTTTCGGCGCAGCGCGGCACACTGTATGCGCACTGCGTCGTCGCGCTGGAGCGCGGGTGCCGGTTGCTCGGCGAACGTGGGCTTCCGTTGATGGGCAGCGGCGATTGGAACGATGGCATGAACCGCGTCGGCGACCAGCAGCGCGGTGAAAGTGTGTGGCTCGGTTTCTTCCTGCATGACACGCTTCGCCGCTTCATCGGGCTGGCCAACGCGCGTGGCGATGCCGCCCGTGCGCAATGGTGCGAAGAACAGGCCGAACGCCTGCGTCAGAACCTGGAACAGCATGCCTGGGACGGCGCGTGGTATCGCCGTGCCTGGTTCGACAACGGAGCCATGTTGGGCTCGTCACAGAACCTGGAATGCCGCATCGATTCGATCTCCCAGAGCTGGTCGGTGCTGTCAGGCGTGGCCGCGCCTGAGCGTGCCAGCCAAGCCCTGGATTCGCTGTACACGCATCTGGTGCGAAAGGACGCCAAGCTGATCCAGCTCCTCGACCCGCCCTTCGACCAGACCACGGAGGACCCCGGCTACATTCGGGGTTATGTACCGGGCGTGCGCGAGAATGGCGGCCAGTACACCCACGCGGCGGTGTGGGCGGCGATGGCATTCGCCCAACAGGGCGATGCGGTGCGTGCCTGGGAGCTGGCCGGCATGATCAACCCCCTGAACCACACGCTGGACGCCGAGGCGGTCCAGACCTACCGCGTCGAACCCTATGTGTTGGCTGCCGATGTCTACGCCGTGTCCCCGCACGTCGGGCGAGGCGGCTGGACCTGGTACACCGGGTCGGCCGGGTGGATGTATCGCCTGCTGGTGGAATCGCTGCTCGGCATCCGTCGCGACGGTGATCGACTGTCGCTTGAACCTTGCCTGCCCGATCACTGGCCGTCGTTCGAGCTCAGCTACCGCTTCGGGCGCAGCCTGTACGAGTTCGTGGTGACCCGCACTGCGCAGGGTCAGCCGACCCTGCATGTGGATGACGTCCTGCAGCCGGACCTCACCGTCCTGCTCCGCGACGACGGTCATTACTACCGTGTCGCGCTTGATCTGGGTGCACCGCCGGGATGA